One window of Lacerta agilis isolate rLacAgi1 chromosome 14, rLacAgi1.pri, whole genome shotgun sequence genomic DNA carries:
- the TEAD2 gene encoding LOW QUALITY PROTEIN: transcriptional enhancer factor TEF-4 (The sequence of the model RefSeq protein was modified relative to this genomic sequence to represent the inferred CDS: deleted 1 base in 1 codon) encodes MGDAGEKGLDNDAEGVWSPDIEQSFQEALAIYPPCGRRKIILSDEGKMYGRNELIARYIKLRTGKTRTRKQVSSHIQVLARRKTREIQAKLKDQVAKDKALQTMAAMSSAQLVSATVLQEKLGLSEPHYPPSTTSTEFFQFWAGDASQSRDTLDVKPILQAPYPIPVPAPAAVPGYHAPPGRAPRLPSTTSWQGSHIGTETLRLVEFTAFVERQAEQDACKQQHRFVHIDPTPASDSPLETVDVRQIYDKFPERGGGLRDLYDQGPPHAFFLVKFWADLSFPLLEEEPGGTGGAFYGVSSRYEGPRALTLSCTSKVCSFGKQVVEKLETAEPPHWEDGRFVFHLQRSPLCEYLINFIRKLRTLPEKPMMDSVLENFTILQVLRDQETQELLLCVAFVFEVSASEHGAQHHIYRLGRE; translated from the exons ATGGGGGACGCTGGGGAGAAGGGTCTGGACAACGATGCAGAAGGGGTCTGGAGCCCTGATATTGAGCAGAGTTTCCAGGAGGCCCTGGCCATCTACCCACCCTGTGGGAGGCGGAAGATCATTCTTTCGGACGAGGGGAAGATGTACG GCCGCAATGAACTCATTGCCCGCTACATTAAACTGAGGACAGGCAAAACACGGACAAGGAAACAG GTCTCCAGTCACATCCAGGTTTTGGCCCGGCGGAAAACCCGTGAGATTCAGGCCAAGCTGAAG GACCAGGTAGCAAAGGACAAAGCACTTCAGACTATGGCAGCCATGTCTTCTGCTCAACTCGTATCTGCCACGGTCCTCCAGGAAAAACTGGGCTTGTCAGAACCCCACTACCCACCCAGCACCACC TCCACAGAGTTCTTCCAGTTTTGGGCAGGGGATGCAAGCCAATCCCGAGACACTCTaga CGTCAAGCCTATCCTCCAAGCACCATACCCCATCCCAGTCCCAGCACCCGCTGCTGTCCCAG GTTACCATGCACCCCCAGGCAGAGCCCCCCGCCTCCCCAGCACTACCTCTTGGCAGGGAAGCCACATCGGTACGGAAACGCTTCGGCTGGTGGAGTTCACTGCGTTTGTGGAGCGGCAGGCAGAACAAGATGCG TGTAAGCAGCAACACCGCTTTGTGCATATCGACCCGACACCCGCCTCTGACTCCCCGCTGGAGACGGTGGACGTACGCCAAATCTACGACAAATTCCCTGAGCGGGGAGGTGGGCTGCGAGACCTGTATGACCAGGGGCCTCCTCATGCCTTCTTCTTGGTCAAGTTCTGG GCCGATCTGAGCTTTCCCCTCCTTGAAGAAGAACCAGGGGGCACAGGAGGGGCCTTCTATGGGGTGAGCAGCCGATACGAGGGCCCACGGGCTCTGACTCTCAGTTGCACCTCCAAGGTCTGCTCCTTTGGCAAACAGGTGGTGGAAAAACTGGAG ACAGCTGAGCCTCCCCACTGGGAGGACGGACGCTTTGTTTTCCATCTGCAGCGCTCGCCGCTGTGCGAGTACCTCATCAACTTCATCCGCAAACTGCGAACGCTGCCAGAA AAGCCGATGATGGACAGCGTGCTTGAAAACTTCACCATCCTGCAG gttttgcGGGATCAAGAAACTCAGGAGTTACTTTTATGTGTGGCCTTCGTGTTTGAAGTGTCTGCCAGTGAGCACGGGGCACAACACCACATCTACCGGCTGGGCCGGGAGTGA